One Ictalurus punctatus breed USDA103 chromosome 10, Coco_2.0, whole genome shotgun sequence genomic region harbors:
- the elavl1b gene encoding ELAV-like protein 1b isoform X2, which yields MAVRRGHIRYLKVCEVQSQGNDRDLQQLGKGTSMNDAYDLPNGFESHLGDEAKDAKTNLIVNYLPQNMTQDELRSLFSSIGEVESAKLIRDKMGGHSLGYGFVNYINPSDAERAISTLNGLRLQSKTIKVSYARPSSDTIKDANLYISGLPKTMTQKDVEDLFTQYGRIINSRVLVDQASGLSRGVAFIRFDKRIEAEDAIKGLNGQKPPGASEPITVKFAANPNQAKNSQLLSQFYNTQSRRFGGPVHHQAQRFRFSPMSVDHMSGVSSMNVAGSSTSGWCIFIYNLGQDSDEGLLWQMFGPFGAVTNVKVIRDFNTNKCRGFGFVTMTNYEEAAMAIASLNGYRLGDKVLQVSFKTSKSHK from the exons GACGCCTATGACCTTCCTAACGGTTTTGAGAGCCACTTGGGCGACGAGGCGAAAGACGCTAAAACAAACCTGATAGTCAATTACCTGCCGCAGAACATGACTCAGGATGAGCTGCGCAGTCTGTTCAGCAGCATCGGTGAGGTGGAGTCTGCCAAACTTATTCGGGACAAAATGGGAG gcCACAGTTTAGGGTACGGATTTGTTAACTATATTAACCCTAGTGATGCAGAAAGGGCAATCAGTACTCTCAATGGGCTGAGACTACAGTCTAAAACTATCAAG GTCTCTTATGCCAGGCCAAGCTCTGACACAATAAAAGATGCCAATCTTTACATTAGTGGCTTGCCCAAGACCATGACACAGAAAGATGTGGAAGACTTGTTTACCCAGTATGGACGCATCATCAACTCGAGGGTGCTGGTTGATCAGGCTTCAG GTTTGTCACGTGGTGTCGCCTTCATTCGCTTTGACAAGAGAATTGAAGCAGAAGATGCCATCAAAGGTCTGAATGGTCAGAAGCCCCCCGGAGCATCTGAGCCCATCACGGTCAAGTTTGCAGCAAATCCCAACCAGGCAAAGAACTCCCAGCTGCTGTCACAGTTCTATAACACACAGTCTCGGCGCTTTGGAGGCCCTGTTCATCACCAGGCACAGAGGTTCAG gttctCACCAATGAGCGTAGACCACATGAGCGGTGTTTCAAGCATGAACGTAGCCGGGAGCTCAACCTCTGGCTggtgcattttcatttacaatCTGGGTCAAGATAGCGATGAAGGCCTGCTGTGGCAGATGTTCGGCCCATTCGGCGCGGTCACCAATGTCAAAGTCATCCGCGACTTCAACACCAACAAATGCAGAGGCTTTGGCTTTGTCACAATGACCAATTACGAAGAGGCGGCCATGGCCATCGCCAGCCTCAACGGATACCGTCTGGGGGACAAGGTCTTGCAGGTGTCCTTCAAGACCAGCAAGTCTCACAAATAA
- the elavl1b gene encoding ELAV-like protein 1b isoform X1 — translation MAVRRGHIRYLKVCEVQSQGNDRDLQQLGKGTSMNDAYDLPNGFESHLGDEAKDAKTNLIVNYLPQNMTQDELRSLFSSIGEVESAKLIRDKMGGHSLGYGFVNYINPSDAERAISTLNGLRLQSKTIKVSYARPSSDTIKDANLYISGLPKTMTQKDVEDLFTQYGRIINSRVLVDQASGNDCLSRGVAFIRFDKRIEAEDAIKGLNGQKPPGASEPITVKFAANPNQAKNSQLLSQFYNTQSRRFGGPVHHQAQRFRFSPMSVDHMSGVSSMNVAGSSTSGWCIFIYNLGQDSDEGLLWQMFGPFGAVTNVKVIRDFNTNKCRGFGFVTMTNYEEAAMAIASLNGYRLGDKVLQVSFKTSKSHK, via the exons GACGCCTATGACCTTCCTAACGGTTTTGAGAGCCACTTGGGCGACGAGGCGAAAGACGCTAAAACAAACCTGATAGTCAATTACCTGCCGCAGAACATGACTCAGGATGAGCTGCGCAGTCTGTTCAGCAGCATCGGTGAGGTGGAGTCTGCCAAACTTATTCGGGACAAAATGGGAG gcCACAGTTTAGGGTACGGATTTGTTAACTATATTAACCCTAGTGATGCAGAAAGGGCAATCAGTACTCTCAATGGGCTGAGACTACAGTCTAAAACTATCAAG GTCTCTTATGCCAGGCCAAGCTCTGACACAATAAAAGATGCCAATCTTTACATTAGTGGCTTGCCCAAGACCATGACACAGAAAGATGTGGAAGACTTGTTTACCCAGTATGGACGCATCATCAACTCGAGGGTGCTGGTTGATCAGGCTTCAGGTAACGACT GTTTGTCACGTGGTGTCGCCTTCATTCGCTTTGACAAGAGAATTGAAGCAGAAGATGCCATCAAAGGTCTGAATGGTCAGAAGCCCCCCGGAGCATCTGAGCCCATCACGGTCAAGTTTGCAGCAAATCCCAACCAGGCAAAGAACTCCCAGCTGCTGTCACAGTTCTATAACACACAGTCTCGGCGCTTTGGAGGCCCTGTTCATCACCAGGCACAGAGGTTCAG gttctCACCAATGAGCGTAGACCACATGAGCGGTGTTTCAAGCATGAACGTAGCCGGGAGCTCAACCTCTGGCTggtgcattttcatttacaatCTGGGTCAAGATAGCGATGAAGGCCTGCTGTGGCAGATGTTCGGCCCATTCGGCGCGGTCACCAATGTCAAAGTCATCCGCGACTTCAACACCAACAAATGCAGAGGCTTTGGCTTTGTCACAATGACCAATTACGAAGAGGCGGCCATGGCCATCGCCAGCCTCAACGGATACCGTCTGGGGGACAAGGTCTTGCAGGTGTCCTTCAAGACCAGCAAGTCTCACAAATAA